The proteins below are encoded in one region of Peromyscus eremicus chromosome 10, PerEre_H2_v1, whole genome shotgun sequence:
- the Mrps18c gene encoding small ribosomal subunit protein bS18m, producing MAAVVAVCSGVGRKSWITAAVGLADRGTHAVLCRRGCSQDQQVASSEDLPIPMENPYKEPLKKCILCEKRVDYKNVQLLSQFISPFTGCIYGRHITGLCGKKQKEITKAIKRAQKMGFMPVTYKDPAYLKDPKVCNIRYRE from the exons ATGGCCGCTGTGGTTGCCGTGTGCAGCGGCGTAGGGAGGAAGAGCTGGATAACCGCGGCAGTCGGCCTCGCGGATCGCGGAACTCACGCGG TGCTGTGCAGAAGAGGCTGTTCACAGGATCAACAGGTAGCCAGCAGTGAGGACCTG CCAATCCCGATGGAAAACCCCTATAAGGAGCCCCTTAAGAAGTGTATTTTGTGCGAGAAGCGAGTAGATTATAAGAACGTACAG CTTTTGTCCCAGTTTATCTCTCCATTTACCGGATGCATTTATGGAAGGCACATAACAg GTCTCtgtggaaagaaacagaaagaaataacaaaagcCATTAAGCGAGCTCAGAAAATGG GGTTTATGCCAGTAACATACAAGGATCCTGCATATCTCAAAGACCCCAAAGTTTGTAACATCAGATACCGGGAATAA
- the Abraxas1 gene encoding BRCA1-A complex subunit Abraxas 1 yields the protein MEGESTLGVLSGFVLGALTFQHLNTDSDTEGFLLGEMKGEAKNSITDSQMDNVKVVYTIDIQKYIPCYRLFSFYNSSGEVNEHALKKILSNVKKTVVGWYRSRRHSDQMMTFREQLLHRNLETHLSSPELVFLLLTPSIATESCSTHCLEHALYKPQTGVFHRVPLVVANLGMSDQLGYITESASCTSTGFSRAVRTHSSQFFNEDGSLKEVHKINEMYAAIQEELKSICQKVEQSEREVEKLMMDVNRLKEVRKEQQAQIKAAGEKNVQNNPQENILLCQALRTFFPESEVLHSCVISLKNRRISQSGCNTNHHLDVAKLTLMVEYVHSPDTSPAPAAQLTKRKALDTQDPWPVKKPRLLETESRPGTDSRSSHPNRTSSSSLDVDTEMGSTEEDGDYPRSPTF from the exons TCTGGCTTCGTGCTCGGCGCGCTCACCTTCCAGCATCTCAACACCGACTCCGACACG gAAGGTTTTCTTCTCGGGGAAATGAAAGGTGAAGCCAAGAACAGCATTACTGATTCACAAATGGATAATGTTAAAGTCGTTTATACAATTG ACATTCAGAAATATATTCCATGCTACCGGCTTTTTAG ctTTTATAATTCTTCAGGTGAAGTAAACGAACACGCACTGAAGAAAATTCTTTCAAATGTCAAAAAG ACTGTGGTGGGCTGGTACAGATCCCGTCGTCACTCGGATCAGATGATGACGTTTAGGGAGCAGTTGCTGCACAGGAACTTAGAGACGCATCTTTCAAGCCCAGAGCTTGTTTTTCTGCTGTTAACACCAAGTATTGCAACAGAAAGCTGTTCCACTCACTGCCTGGAGCACGCCTTATATAAACCTCAGACGGG GGTTTTTCATAGAGTACCTTTGGTGGTTGCCAATCTGGGAATGTCTGATCAACTGGGTTATATAACAGAATCTGCTTCCTGTACGTCCACTGGCTTTAGCAGAGCGGTGAGAACACACAG ttctcAGTTTTTTAATGAAGATGGATCGTTAAAGGAGGTGCATAAGATAAATGAAATGTACGCTGCTATACAAGAAGAATTGAAG AGTATATGCCAAAAAGTTGAACAAAGTGAACGAGAAGTGGAGAAACTAATGATGGATGTAAACCGACTAAAAGAAGTTAGAAAAGAACAGCAAGCGCAGATTAAAGCAGCGG GAGAGAAGAATGTCCAAAACAACCCCCAGGAGAACATTCTTCTTTGTCAAGCTTTACGAACCTTTTTCCCAGAATCTGAAGTTCTTCATTCTTGtgttatttctttgaaaaatagaCGTATTTCTCAAAGTGGATGTAACACGAACCACCATCTTGATGTGGCTAAGCTGACCTTAATGGTGGAGTATGTTCACAGCCCTGACACTAGTCCAGCCCCTGCAGCCCAGCTGACTAAGCGTAAAGCTCTAGACACGCAGGACCCATGGCCTGTGAAGAAACCTCGACTGCTGGAGACAGAAAGCAGACCTGGGACAGACTCCCGAAGCAGTCACCCAAACAGAACGTCCTCAAGCAGCCTGGATGTGGACACAGAGATGGGGAGCACGGAGGAGGATGGGGACTATCCTCGCTCTCCCACGTTTTGA